DNA sequence from the Streptomyces sp. NBC_01497 genome:
CGCGGAACTCCTGGAGAACGCCACGGTGTTCTCGCCCCCGCAGACCGCCGTGCAGGTGGGCGGCGAGCGCACCGCGGGCGGATTCGCCCTGGAGATCCACGACCGTGGCCTCGGCATGGCGCCCGAAGCGCTCCTCGAAGCGAACCTCCGGCTCGCGGAGACCCCGGAGTTCGAACTCTCCGACACCGACCGGCTCGGCCTGTTCGTCGTCAGCAGGCTCGCCCAGCGGCAGAACGTACGGGTGTCGCTCCAGCCGTCCCCGTACGGCGGGACCACCGCCGTCGTCCTGCTGCCGGCCGCACTGCTGACCGACGCGCCGGACACCGAGACCGGACTGCGGCTCGACCGGATCCCCGACCGGTCGGCCAAGGACAGGCCGGGCCCGGACCGGTCAGGACCGGGCGCCGCCGCCTGGTCGCGCGCGGATGCGGGAATCAGGCTCGCTCCGCTCGGGGCTCCCGAACTGCCCGCGCCGGGCGACCGGGCCGCCGCACGCGACGCCGCGGCCCGCGCGCGGGCCGCCGCCGAGGACCGCGACGACCAGCACCAGCAGGCGGCGGGACCCGCCGGCGAGCGGCCCGACGACGGGCGGCGCGGCGAGCGCACCCCGCCCGAACTGCCCCGCCGAAGGTCGCCGAAGCTCGTGGCCGACCGTGGCAGGCGGCTGGACGAAGGCTCCGGCAGGACCCACCCCGATGAGGCGTCCACCGGGCGGGGGCGGCCGCACGGGGTGGCGGGAGGTCGGCCGGAGTCCGCCCGTCCCGGGCCCGGCGCGTCAGGCCGTCCCGCCGCCGAAGCGCCGGACGGGCTGCCCCGCCGCGTACGGCAGGCCAGCCTCGCCCCGCAGTTGCGGGAGGCGGGGACCCTCTCGCCCGGCACCGGATCGCGCGACGCGCCCGAGGACACCGAACGCGACGCCGAGGCCGTGCGCGCCCGGATGGCCTCGCTCCAGCACGGCTGGCAGCGGGGACGCCGACAGAACGAAGCCGAGGAATCCGCCGGCGGCACCGGCGCGACGCCCGGCGGAACACCAGGAACGACATCGGAGGGGAACGGTCGATGACCGCACCGTACACATCACGAGGCACCGCTCAAGCGGGGGTCGGCCGCGAACTGGACTGGCTCCTCGACGAGCTGGTCGAGCGGGTCGCCAGCATCCGCAAGGCCCTGGTGCTCTCGGGCGACGGCCTGCCCACCGGTGCCTCCAAGGACCTGAGCAGGGAGGACGGTGAGCACCTCGCCGCTGTCGCCTCCGGTTTCCACAGCCTCGCGAAGGGCGTCGGCCGGCACTTCGACGTCGGCCGGGTCCGGCAGACCGTCGTCGAACTGGACGGTGCCTTCCTCTTCGTGACCGCCGCGGGCGACGGCAGCTGCCTCGCCGTGCTCGCCGACGCCGACTCCGACGTCGGCCTGGTCGCCTACGAGATGACGCTCATGGTCAAGCGCGTGGGCACCCACCTCGCCACCGCCCCCCGCACCGGCCTGCCCGCCGGGGGATGAGCACCGGCGCATGAAGGAAACAGGTCAGGACCCGCACGCGTGGTTCGACGGCGAGGCCGGGCCCGTGGTGCGGCCGTACGCGATGACGCGCGGCCGCACCGAGAGCGGGAGCCGGCACCGGCTCGACCTGATCGCCCTGGTCGTCCCGGAACCGGCCGCCGGGGAGTCCGGCCTCGACAGGAACCTCTCGCCCGAACACCTGGACATCGTCGAACGCTGCTCCGAGGCGCCCCAGTCGATAGCCGAGCTCGCCTCGGGCCTCGACCTGCCCGTCGGGGTGATCCGCGTCCTCGTCGGTGACCTCCTCGACGACGAACTGGTCCACGTAACCCGCCCCGTTCCGCCGGCCGAACTGCCGGACGTGAACATTCTCCGCGAGGTGATCAATGGCCTTCGGGCGCTCTAGCTCGTCCGGCGGAACGGCCCGGAACGGGCCCGCCGGCAGCTCCGACGCATCCCTCCCCTCCCGCCCGGGCGGTGGTGACGGGCCGGGCGCTGTCGGCGCCGCGGAGGGCGGCGACGTCCGCGGCCTGCACCCCGTGACCTTAAAAATCCTCGTCGCGGGCGGATTCGGGGTGGGCAAGACCACCCTGGTCGGCGCCGTCAGTGAGATACAACCGCTGCGCACGGAGGAGATGCTGACCGAGGCGGGGCGGCCGGTGGACGATGTGCACGGCGTCGAACGCAAGACCACCACCACGGTCGCGATGGACTTCGGCCGGATCACCCTGCGCGCGGATCTGGTGCTCTACCTGTTCGGCACACCGGGGCAGGACCGCTTCTGGTTCCTGTGGGACGAGCTCTCACAGGGCGCTCTCGGCGCGGTCGTGCTCGCCGACACCCGGCGCCTCGGGGACTCGTTCGCCGCCATCGACTACTTCGAGCGCCGGGGCATCCCGTTCGCCGTCGCCGTGAACCATTTCGACGGCGCGGACCACTATCCGGCCCAGGCCGTACGGGACGCACTTGACCTCGACGGGGGTGTCCCGCTGGTGATGTCCGACGCCCGCGACCGAGAATCGGTCAAGGAAGTCCTGGTGACGGTCGTGGAACACGCCATGACCCTGGCGACCGGGCCGCGCGCACATGCCCCGATCTGACAGGTTCACGAAGACCCCCGAGCCGGGCTCGCACTGCGCGAGCTGCGGTACCTCCTACCCGACCGGTGTCGGCTGGCCCCGCGAATGCTCCGCATGCGGCACCACCGCCTACCGCAATCCCCTGCCCGTCGCCGTCGCCCTGCTCCCCGTCACGGACGAGCAGGGCTCCGCGCTCATCACGATCCGCCGCACCATCGAGCCCCAGAGCGGCGGCATGGCCCTGCCCGGCGGTTTCATCGACGCCGACGAGACCTGGCAGCACGCCGTCGTACGCGAACTCGCCGAGGAGACCGGCATCGAGGCCGCCGAGGAGGACGTCCGGCTCGCCGACGCGCTCAGCTCGACCGACGGTCACCTGCTGCTGTTCGGTCTGCTCCCCGCCCGCCGCGCGGACCTCCTGCCGCCGTCCCGCCCCACCGCGGAGACGTCCGGCACCCATCTCCTGCACGAACCGCGGGACCTGGCGTTCCCCCTCCACACGACGGCGGTACGCAACTGGTTCGCGGGCCACTACCACCTGCCGGCGCTGTAGGCCCTCGCCGCCAAGTCGCCTGCGGTACGGGCGGCTTGGCGGTCACCGCAGGACCCGCGCCGCCGCATCCGCCGCGCCGGCACCGTCCGGTCCGGCACCGCCGGCACCGCGCGGGCCCGGGCCCGGCTGCCCCGCCCCGCCCCACGCGGGCCGTCACCCGCGCGCCCCGTCACCGTCCCGCCCCGTCGGCCACCGCCGTAGGTACCACTCCCGCCGTCCCACTCCGGCCGTCACTCCCCGGTCCCGCGCACCCGCACCGGCCACTCCGGTGTCTGCGTGCCCTCCTTCGTCACGCGCGCCACGCGCACCTCACCGCCCCGAAGTCGCGTCACATAGCGCTCCGTCTCGGGCTCCTTCCAGCCGTCGCCCGGATCCCGTACCACCAGCCCCCCGCCCGTACGGCCCGGCGCCGGCGCCCACGCCTCCAGTTCGAGCCCGCCCCCGGGGCCCCGCACCGGCAGCACCGACCCGGCGCGGGCCAGCACCGGCACCCGTGACAGCGGCGCCTCCAGCCGCACCGGCCCCGGTCCCTCGTAGGGCCGCTCGTCCGCCGTGTCGTACCAGCGCCCCCGGGGCAGCCGTACGAGCCGGTGCCTCGCGCCCTCCTCCAGTACCGGCGCCACCAGCAGCGCGTCGCCGAGCAGGAACACGTCCTCGCAGTCCCGCAGTGCCCGGTCCTGCGGGTGGCTCCACCACACCGGCCGCGCGTACGGCGCGCCCGTCAGACCCGCCAGCTGAGCCAGCGTCACGAAGTAGGGCTGCAGCCGTTCCCGCTCCAGCAGCGCGGCCCGCGCGGGCTCCGGCACGTACGGGCCGCACTCCCCGGACTCCGCGCGGTCCGGCTCCAACGCCCCGTGAATACGCAGCAACGGCAGGTGTGCGGCCAGTTGGAGCCACCGCACGTACAGCTCGCGCGACACGCTCCCCGCGGGGCCGCCCACGTCCCCGCCCGAGTACGGCACCCCGCACAGGCCGAGCCCCAGCACCAGCGCCAGCGAGGTGCGCAGCCCCTCCCAGCCGGACGCCGCCTCCCCCGACCGGACGCCGCCGTAGCGCTGCGACCCCGCCCACCCGGACCGGGAGAGGACGAACGGCCGCTCGTCCGGACGCAGCCGGGCCAGCCCCTCGAACCCGGCGCGCGCCATCGCCAGCCCGTACACGTTGTGCGCCTCGCGGTGGTCACCGCCCCGGCCCTCCAGCGCGTGCCGCGCCGACCGGGGCAGCGTCCGGTCGCCGAACGGCGCGAACGACACCGGCTCGTCCAGGTCGTGCCACACCCCGGCGAAGCCCTGCGCCAGTCGCTCCTCATACAGGGCACCCCACCACTGACGCGCCGCGGGCGCCGTGAAGTCCGGGTACACGGCCTCGCCCGGCCGCGCCGTCCCCCGCACCTCGCTCCCGCGCGGATCACGGACGAAGGCGTCCGCCGCCCGGCCCGCCGCGTACACCGCGTCCGCCGGATCGGCCCGTACGGCAGGCGCGACGACCGACACCAGCCGCGTGCCCTGCGTCCGCAACTCCTCGGCGAGGGACGCGAGATCGGGGAAGCGGTCACGGTCCACCGTGAACACGCGGTGCCCGTCGAGATGACCCGTGTCCAGGTGCACCGCCGACAGCGGCAGGCCACGCTCCCGGTACCCGGCGACGATCCGGCGCACCTCTCGCTCACCCCCGGACCCCCGGTGCGCGTGCTGCGGGCCCAGCGCCCACGCGGGCGGCGGCACCGGCGCCCCCGTCAGCTGCGTCCAGCAGTTCAGCACCCGCGTGGGCGTCCCCGTCATCACCCAGCAGCGCAGCGGACCGCCCTCCATCCGCAGGTCGCTGGTGCCCGGCCGGTCGTGCCCGGAGCCCGCGCCCTCCCTGCCCTCCCGCAGCGTGACGCGCCCCTCCCACGTGTTGTCGTGGAAGACCAGATGCGTGCCGCCGTCCGCCACCACGAGCTGCACCGGCATCCTCAGGGACACCGGCTCGTCGCCGGTCGCGAACCCCGCCTGCCGGGGAGCCGAGTTCCACAACCGGTACGTGCCGTCCCGCAGCCGGGGCCCCGACGCCAGGCCCCCCGGCCCGAAGAACCGTGCGTCCGCCGCCACCTCGGAACGCTGCGACCAGTGCGCGGGAGCCCCGTCCGCCGTCTCCCACCAGCGGGGCGGCAGCTCACGGCGCAGCGCCACACCACCGGGAGTGCGCACCTCCACACGTCCCTCGCGGGACACCGCGACCGTCACCCGCTCCGCCACCACCCGCCAGCCACCGTCCGTGTCGGGCTCCAGCACGGCCCGCTGGTCAGCCTCCGGCGCCCGCCCCGCCAACGCGTACGAGGGGCCGGGCAGCGCCCCGTCCCAACCCCAGAAGACCGCGCCACCCACCGTCACCCGTATGTACAGCTCCGCCCGCGCGAAGCGCACCGTGCCGCCACCCGGCCCCGGCTCGGCACCGCGCACCTGCCCGGGCACCCGCGCCCGCTCGGCGCCCCTGGGCACGAGCTCCCGCGCGTCCGTGCGCCGGTGCCGCCACGCCGTGCGGGCGCCCAGCAAATCCTGGACCGGTCCCGTCTCCCTCATCGAACGCACCAGCTCACGACCGTCCATGCTGATCAGCCTGCCATCCGTCGCGTGCCACGGGTGCTTCGTTCAACTGCCGTTCACCCACGGCCGCGGCCGTCACCCGGCGAAGACCGGGATCGCGCTCCGCCCGCCACCGCCGAGGAGCACGGCGCGAGCACCCCGCACGCGCCGTACCGGCGCGCCGGGGGAACGCCCAGGAACCCCGGGAGCACCCGGTGGACACCCCGGGAAGACCCCGGCAGGGACGCCGGGCGGACTCCCGAGCAGGACTCCTGAGCCGTTCCCGGGTCCTTCGCAGGCGGCCCGGGCCACGCACCGGGGCACCCGCGGCGCAACCTGGTGCGAAAGACGATCACGTGGCATCGTCCCTGTCAGCCGTTCACCGCGCGCGCCCGGGCACGCGCGCCCGCACACACTCAGCGTCGAGCCAGGTCGGGAGCCGCACCATGATCTCAGAACCCACCCCTGCCCCCCTCTGGCAGCCCACCCCGGAACGCGTCGCCGCTGCGCAGGTCACCCGCTTCCAGCACTGGGCGGCGGCGCGGCACGGGGCTCCGGCCGACGGCGGCTACCCGGCCCTGCACCGCTGGTCCGTCGACGACCTCGACAGCTTCTGGACGGCCGTCGCCGAGTGGTTCGGCATCCGCTTCGCCACCCCCTACGAGCAGGTCCTCGGCGACCGCTCGATGCCCGGCGCCCAGTGGTTCACCGGCTCCACCCTGAACTACGCGGAACACGCGCTGCGCGCGGGCGAGGACGCCGACCGCGCCGCGCTGCCCGCGATCGTGCACGTCGACGAGAGCCGGCAGCAGACCCTCATGAGCTGGGAGGAACTGCGCCACCAGGTCGGCGGGCTCGCCGCCCGCCTGCGCGAGTTCGGCGTGCGCCCCGGCGACCGGATCAGCGGCTACCTCCCGAACATCCCCGAGGCCACCGTCGCCCTCCTCGCGAGCGCCGCGGTCGGCGCCGTCTGGACCTCCTGCGCCCCCGACTTCGGCGCCCGCAGCGTCCTCGACCGCTTCCAGCAGGTCGAGCCAGTCGTGCTGTTCGCGGTGGACGGCTACCGCTACGGCGGCAAGACCCACGACCGCCGCGACGTCGTGGCCGAGCTGCGCCGCGAACTGCCCACCCTGCGCGCCGTCGTCCATGTGCCCCTGCTCGGCACGCAGGCACCCGAGGGCGCCCTGGACTGGGCCGGCCTCGTCGCGGGCGACACGGAACCCGTCTTCGAACACGTCCCCTTCGACCATCCGCTGTGGGTCCTGTACTCCTCGGGCACCACCGGGCTGCCCAAGGCCATCGTCCAGTCCCAGGGCGGCATCCTCCTCGAACACGTCAAGCAGCTCGGTCTGCACTGCGACCTCGGGCCCGACGACCGGTTCTTCTGGTACACGTCCACGGGCTGGATGATGTGGAACTTCCTGGTCTCAGGACTCCTCGTCGGAGCCACAATCGTGCTCTACGACGGCAGCCCCGGATACCCCGGCACCGACGCCCAGTGGGACATCGCGGAACGCACGGGGACCACCCTCTACGGCACCTCCGCCGCATACGTCATGGCCTGCCGCAAGGCCGGGGTGCACCCCGCCCGCGACCACGACCTCTCCCGCCTCACCTGCGTCGCCACCACCGGATCACCCCTGCCGCCGGACGGATTCCACTGGCTTCACGACGAGTTCGCCGACGTCGGGGCCGACCTGTGGATCGCGTCGGTCAGCGGCGGCACCGACGTGTGCAGCTGCTTCGCGGGCGCCGTCGCGACGCTGCCCGTGCACACCGGCGAACTCCAGGCCGCCTGCCTCGGCACCGACCTGCAGGCATGGGACCCCGAGGGCCGGCCCGTCGTCGACGAGGTCGGCGAACTCGTCGTCACCCGGCCCATGCCGTCCATGCCGGTCCGGTTCTGGAACGACCCGGACGGCAGCCGCTACCACGACAGTTACTTCGACACCTACCCCGGCGTCTGGCGGCACGGCGACTGGATCACGCTCTCCGGCCGGGGCTCCGTCGTCATCCATGGCCGCTCTGACTCCACGCTCAACCGGCAGGGCGTGCGCATGGGCTCCGCCGACATCTACGAGGCCGTCGAACGGCTCCCCGAGATCCGCGAGTCGCTCGTCATCGGCCTCGAACAGCCCGACGGCGGCTACTGGATGCCGCTGTTCGTGCACCTCGCGGAGGGCGCCACCCTCGACGACGCCCTCGTCGCCCGCGTCAAGCAGGCCATCAGGACCCACCTCTCACCCCGCCACGTACCCGACGACATCATCGAGGTCCCGGGCGTCCCGCACACCCTCACCGGCAAGCGCATCGAGGTCCCCGTCAAACGCCTCCTCCAGGGCACCCCCCTGCGCAAGGCCGTCAACGCGGGATCCGTCGACAACCTCGACCTCCTGCGCTTCTACGAGCGGCTCGCCCGCGACCGGCACTGACCGCGCGGGCCCGCGGCACCCGGGTACGGGCCCGCCGCCGCGGCGCACTGTCAGACCCCCTCATTACGCTGAGTGAAGACGTGACGCGCCGCCGCGACGGTGCGTCACGGCGCGCGTGTCCGCGCACGGGCACGCGTCCACCCGAGCACGCGTGACACCAGGGGGAGCCACGACAGCCCACACCGACCGGCGCGGCCGGCCGAACAGCCGGCCCCGGGGCCGGTCCACGGCCAAGAACCTGCGCAGAGCACTGCGGCGTGAAGTCCCCAGCACCGTCGGCCTCCTGGCCGACGGGGAGGACTTCGCGGCCATGCGTCCCTACGACAGCTTCCCCTTCGACGACCACACCACCTACCTGCGGCACACCGCAGGCCTCCTCCAGCAGCTGACCGCCCGCCAACTCCACACCGAGGTGGCCCTGTTCGACCCGGTGGACTTCGCCTGGGACTGCGCCGAGACCGGCCGCGACCCCGACTCGCCCGCCCAGCGCGCCCGGTACACGGCGGAGATCGCCACGTCCGGCGGCGCCGTCGTCCCGTACACGGGGGAGCCGCTCGGCGCCCTGCTGCCCGCGCTCGTCGACACCGCCGTCCGCAGGGCGACCCACGCGTACGCCACGGCGATCCTCGAAGACCTCGGCCCCTGCGCCCACTGCGACGACGACATCGGGCGCGCCGCCCACGACCACGCCTCCGGGCTGCTGTGGCGGCTGCTGGAGAGAGCAGGCGCGGGCGTCCACCAACTGGTGTGCAGCGCACCGGCCGCCGACGACCCGCTGGTGGGGGTCCTGCGCGCCGAACAACGGGAGGGACCCGCCCTCCTCGACGCGGGGCGGACCGCGGAGTTCGTGACGGTCCTCGCCGTCGCCGTGGCCCTGGACACACCGGCCGGCCTGGTCATGCGCACCGTCGTCGACGGCGCCCCCGACCGACTGTACGGCTGGCGTCTCTCCCGGGGCCGGCTGGTCCCGCTCTCGGCGGCCGAGGTGTTCAACGCGTACTGCACGGACGCCGAGACCGGCGAACCCATCGGTCCCGAACCGGGCGTCGACTACCGTGCGGGCTTCGATCCCGGCCCCGACGACGGGGGCTTCGTCCACTGACGCACCGTCGGGACGGCGAAAGGGCCGTCCACCGGAATCCGGTGGACGGCCCCACGGCCCGGTGGGGCGCGCACCCGCGCGCCCCACTGGCCCGCTACGGGTGCGACTCTCCCGACAGCACCGCCTGCGCAGCCTGCCTGGCCTCGTCGGCCGAGTCCGTCGCCCGTGCCGCCGCCGCGGCGCGCTCGCACTGCGCCAGCGTGTGCTGCGCCAGCGTCGCCCGCACATACGGGATGGACGCGGCACCCATCGACAGCGACGTCACGCCGAGGCCGGTCAGCACGCACGCGAGCAGCGGATCCGCCGCCGCCTCACCGCACACACCGCAGCTCTTGCCCTCGGCCCGCGCGCCCTCCGCCGCCAGCGACACCAGGTCCAGCAGCGCGGGCTGCCACGGGTCCTGCAGCCGCGACACCGCGCCGACCTGCCGGTCCGCGGCGAACGTGTACTGCGCCAGGTCGTTCGTCCCCAGCGACAGGAACTCGACCTCCTGAAGGATCGACCGGGCCCGCAGCGCCGCGGAGGGAATCTCCACCATCGCGCCGACCGTGGCCCGCAGCCCCGCCTCACGGCAGGCGTCCGCGAACGCCTTCGCGTCTGTGCGGTCCGCCACCATCGGCGCCATGACCTGCAGATACACCGAAAGCCCCTCGGCCGCCTCCGACAGCGCCGTCAGCTGGGTCCGCAGCACATCGGGGTGGTCCAGCAGACTCCGCAGTCCGCGCACTCCGAGCGCCGGGTTCGGCTCGTCCGCCGGCGTCAGGAAGTCCAGCGGCTTGTCGGCTCCCGCGTCCAGCACGCGCACCACGACCCGCCCTTCCGGGAACGCCTCCAGCACGGTCCGGTAGGTGGCGGCCTGCTTCTCCCGCGACGGGGCCTGCCTGCTGTCGTCCAGGAACAGGAACTCCGTACGGAAGAGACCGATGCCCTCCGCACCGGCCTCCACCGCCGCCGCCACATCGGCGGGCCCGCCGATGTTCGCCAGCAGCGGCACCTTGTGCCCGTCCGACGTCGCGCCGGGGCCCGTCGCCGTGCCCAGCGAAGCCTTCCGCTCCGCGGCCAGCCGCTCCAGCCGCGCCCGCAGCTCGGCACCGGGCTCCACGAACACCTCACCGGTGCTGCCGTCGACCGCGACCGACGCTCCCTCGGGCAACTCCGTCGCCCCGGCCAGCGCCACCACGGCGGGCACACCGAGCGCTCGCGCCAGGATCGCGCTGTGGCTGGTCGGCCCGCCCTCCTCGGTGACGAACCCGAGCACCAGCGCCGGGTCCAGCAGGGCCGTGTCCGCCGGCGCGAGATCCCGCGCGACCAGTACGTACGGCTCGTCACTGTCGGGCACGCCCGGCATCGGAACGCCCAGCAGCCGGGCGACGATACGGTTCCGGACGTCGTCCAGGTCGGCGACCCGGCCCGCCAGGTACTCACCGGCGCCCGCGAGCAGTTCCCGGTACGAGGCGAAGGCGTCGTACACGCCGCGCTCGGCGCTGCTGCCGCCGGCGATCCGGCGTTCGACGTCCGCGATCAGCTCGGGGTCCTGCGCCATCATCGCCTGCGCCTCAAGTACGGCCTGGGCCTCGCCGCCCGCCAGGTTCCCGCGCGCGGTCAGATCCGCGCCGACAGCCTCGACGGCCTGCCGGGCCCGCCCTTGCTCGCGCTCGGCCTCTTCCGGGGAAATCTGCTTGGCGGGCGGTTCGAGGACCGCCGTCCCCATGTGCCGGACCTCGCCGATGGCCACCCCTTGGCTCACACCGACGCCCCGCAGCGTTGTCTCCATTTCACCGTCTCCGATAGTGCGATGGCCCCCGCATCGCGGTTGATGTGCCGTACAGCGGTGACCGGATAACCGGTTCACCGCCAGTCGAACAGCGTGTCCCCGGCGGCGACGTCTCCGTCCTCCCGCAGTCCGGACAGGGAGTCGGCGCTCGCCTCCAGGGCGACGACAGGACAGATGGGCGACTTGCCGGCCTTCTCGACACCGGCCGGGTCCCAGCGCACGACGGCCTGG
Encoded proteins:
- a CDS encoding acetoacetate--CoA ligase, which codes for MISEPTPAPLWQPTPERVAAAQVTRFQHWAAARHGAPADGGYPALHRWSVDDLDSFWTAVAEWFGIRFATPYEQVLGDRSMPGAQWFTGSTLNYAEHALRAGEDADRAALPAIVHVDESRQQTLMSWEELRHQVGGLAARLREFGVRPGDRISGYLPNIPEATVALLASAAVGAVWTSCAPDFGARSVLDRFQQVEPVVLFAVDGYRYGGKTHDRRDVVAELRRELPTLRAVVHVPLLGTQAPEGALDWAGLVAGDTEPVFEHVPFDHPLWVLYSSGTTGLPKAIVQSQGGILLEHVKQLGLHCDLGPDDRFFWYTSTGWMMWNFLVSGLLVGATIVLYDGSPGYPGTDAQWDIAERTGTTLYGTSAAYVMACRKAGVHPARDHDLSRLTCVATTGSPLPPDGFHWLHDEFADVGADLWIASVSGGTDVCSCFAGAVATLPVHTGELQAACLGTDLQAWDPEGRPVVDEVGELVVTRPMPSMPVRFWNDPDGSRYHDSYFDTYPGVWRHGDWITLSGRGSVVIHGRSDSTLNRQGVRMGSADIYEAVERLPEIRESLVIGLEQPDGGYWMPLFVHLAEGATLDDALVARVKQAIRTHLSPRHVPDDIIEVPGVPHTLTGKRIEVPVKRLLQGTPLRKAVNAGSVDNLDLLRFYERLARDRH
- a CDS encoding DUF742 domain-containing protein — encoded protein: MKETGQDPHAWFDGEAGPVVRPYAMTRGRTESGSRHRLDLIALVVPEPAAGESGLDRNLSPEHLDIVERCSEAPQSIAELASGLDLPVGVIRVLVGDLLDDELVHVTRPVPPAELPDVNILREVINGLRAL
- a CDS encoding glycoside hydrolase family 31 protein; translation: MDGRELVRSMRETGPVQDLLGARTAWRHRRTDARELVPRGAERARVPGQVRGAEPGPGGGTVRFARAELYIRVTVGGAVFWGWDGALPGPSYALAGRAPEADQRAVLEPDTDGGWRVVAERVTVAVSREGRVEVRTPGGVALRRELPPRWWETADGAPAHWSQRSEVAADARFFGPGGLASGPRLRDGTYRLWNSAPRQAGFATGDEPVSLRMPVQLVVADGGTHLVFHDNTWEGRVTLREGREGAGSGHDRPGTSDLRMEGGPLRCWVMTGTPTRVLNCWTQLTGAPVPPPAWALGPQHAHRGSGGEREVRRIVAGYRERGLPLSAVHLDTGHLDGHRVFTVDRDRFPDLASLAEELRTQGTRLVSVVAPAVRADPADAVYAAGRAADAFVRDPRGSEVRGTARPGEAVYPDFTAPAARQWWGALYEERLAQGFAGVWHDLDEPVSFAPFGDRTLPRSARHALEGRGGDHREAHNVYGLAMARAGFEGLARLRPDERPFVLSRSGWAGSQRYGGVRSGEAASGWEGLRTSLALVLGLGLCGVPYSGGDVGGPAGSVSRELYVRWLQLAAHLPLLRIHGALEPDRAESGECGPYVPEPARAALLERERLQPYFVTLAQLAGLTGAPYARPVWWSHPQDRALRDCEDVFLLGDALLVAPVLEEGARHRLVRLPRGRWYDTADERPYEGPGPVRLEAPLSRVPVLARAGSVLPVRGPGGGLELEAWAPAPGRTGGGLVVRDPGDGWKEPETERYVTRLRGGEVRVARVTKEGTQTPEWPVRVRGTGE
- the ptsP gene encoding phosphoenolpyruvate--protein phosphotransferase, translated to METTLRGVGVSQGVAIGEVRHMGTAVLEPPAKQISPEEAEREQGRARQAVEAVGADLTARGNLAGGEAQAVLEAQAMMAQDPELIADVERRIAGGSSAERGVYDAFASYRELLAGAGEYLAGRVADLDDVRNRIVARLLGVPMPGVPDSDEPYVLVARDLAPADTALLDPALVLGFVTEEGGPTSHSAILARALGVPAVVALAGATELPEGASVAVDGSTGEVFVEPGAELRARLERLAAERKASLGTATGPGATSDGHKVPLLANIGGPADVAAAVEAGAEGIGLFRTEFLFLDDSRQAPSREKQAATYRTVLEAFPEGRVVVRVLDAGADKPLDFLTPADEPNPALGVRGLRSLLDHPDVLRTQLTALSEAAEGLSVYLQVMAPMVADRTDAKAFADACREAGLRATVGAMVEIPSAALRARSILQEVEFLSLGTNDLAQYTFAADRQVGAVSRLQDPWQPALLDLVSLAAEGARAEGKSCGVCGEAAADPLLACVLTGLGVTSLSMGAASIPYVRATLAQHTLAQCERAAAAARATDSADEARQAAQAVLSGESHP
- a CDS encoding roadblock/LC7 domain-containing protein is translated as MTAPYTSRGTAQAGVGRELDWLLDELVERVASIRKALVLSGDGLPTGASKDLSREDGEHLAAVASGFHSLAKGVGRHFDVGRVRQTVVELDGAFLFVTAAGDGSCLAVLADADSDVGLVAYEMTLMVKRVGTHLATAPRTGLPAGG
- a CDS encoding NUDIX domain-containing protein, with amino-acid sequence MPRSDRFTKTPEPGSHCASCGTSYPTGVGWPRECSACGTTAYRNPLPVAVALLPVTDEQGSALITIRRTIEPQSGGMALPGGFIDADETWQHAVVRELAEETGIEAAEEDVRLADALSSTDGHLLLFGLLPARRADLLPPSRPTAETSGTHLLHEPRDLAFPLHTTAVRNWFAGHYHLPAL
- a CDS encoding GTP-binding protein, with amino-acid sequence MHPVTLKILVAGGFGVGKTTLVGAVSEIQPLRTEEMLTEAGRPVDDVHGVERKTTTTVAMDFGRITLRADLVLYLFGTPGQDRFWFLWDELSQGALGAVVLADTRRLGDSFAAIDYFERRGIPFAVAVNHFDGADHYPAQAVRDALDLDGGVPLVMSDARDRESVKEVLVTVVEHAMTLATGPRAHAPI